Part of the Lynx canadensis isolate LIC74 chromosome E3, mLynCan4.pri.v2, whole genome shotgun sequence genome is shown below.
CACACAGTGGCCAGGAAAAGGGGAGGTCTCATGGGGTCAGGCTGGCATGAGGTGGGGCACGGGCGGGAGGGACTTGGGCTCCTTGGCGGGCCATGGCTTTGGCGGTGGCCTGTTTCCCCTCGCACCCCTCCGAGGGCCTCAGGCGCGGTGCAGTGGAAGATGCGGGAAGCCCTTGGGGCTCTTCTGGCCCCTGTGTCCTGGGGGACTCAGCTCCCCTCAGTCCCTCCGGGCCCTGCCCGAGATGGGGGGACAGCGGGGAGACAGAGCGGGGTGTGGCGGGGAGGGTGGTAAGGGCGGCGGTCAGGAGAGCTCAAAGCGCCCCCTAGGACCGagccccggccccaccccccccgcccccagcgggTGGACGAATGATGGAGGCGGCTGTGGTGCGGTGGAGGGCGGGCGTGCAGTGCGGGCACGAGGGGCATGCACAGAGTCCCcgagtgtgcgtgcgtgcgtgggGCTGGGcccgcccgccgcccctccccgcccgggCGGGGCCAGGAGGGGCGCGGGGGCCGGGCGGTCACCAGGTTCGCCCTGCCTCCCGCGCTGGGCCGCAGACGCGAGGGctcccctgagggcagggccggGAGAAGGCGTCCCGCCCCGGAGCGTGGCGGCTTCCTgcgccgggggcggggaggcccGCGCTACTCGATGACGAGACAGCGGGGCAGGTGCTGCGAGAAGTACTTGAAGAGCTCGGGGGTGGCCCCGGGGCAGTTGGTCAGCTCCAGTTCCTCCAGCTCCTGCAGCTGCACCAGGCCCGACAGCCCCGTGGTGGTCAGCAGCGGGCAGCCTGCGGCGGGCGGGAGGCGAGGTGGCGGCTGAGTGCGGGGGCCGGCGGAGCTCGCCCGGCGTCTCCCTCCGGACCGGGCCCTGGGACCCGGGGAGTCAGCCCCAGGTATGAATCGGCGCGAGGGACCCGGCAGGGCCaggtgggggcgggtggggtcTCACCTGCCAGAGACAAGAGCCGCAAACTCCTCATGGCCAGGAGGTGCTTCAGCCCGAAGTCCTGCACCtgggcgggaggggagggcagggcgggTTAAGGACCTCCGATCGCgccctggtggggagggggggggggcacttctAGGGTCAGGCCTTGGGCCTGGAGCTGTTGGAGGCGCAGGGGGGCAGGGCTCAAAAAGGGGGTTTCTCGGCCTCCCAAGGAGCCAGGAGGCAGCGGGGGAGTGGCGCTGAGGGCCCCGGGGAGTGCGGGCGCTCGGCCTATGTCGCGCGCTAGGCGTGGAGGGACCCAAACTTCCTCTGACCCTTCCGGGATCAGGGCAGCGGGCTGAGCGGCCGGGAAGGGCCGAGTCCCCCACCTCCGCTCCCCAGTCTTCGGAGGCGAGGAGGGCGGGTACCTGGCAGCACCATCGCAGGTAGAGGCTGCGGAGGGACGACATGGTGGACAAGTAGCTGAGGCCAGTATCCGTGATGCGTACACACCTGTGGGTGCAACAGAGGGGCTCTGCCCACCTTGAAACACCCCGCCCCTCAGCTCCGCCCCTTCCTGCTTTTCCCGGCGTGTCCAGGCCTGAAGCTCCCCTCCGCCGGCACAGATGAGAGCGCTTCCCTTTCCACAGACTCTCCCCAGCCAggtcccccccaacccccaccctggTTGCTTGGTGGCACCACCCGTcccgggagggggggggcggttcaGCCCCACCCTTGTTACAGGGCCATTCTGGATCCCGGGTTTGTGAGCGCCCATCCTCAACCCACTCCCCATCACGCGGCAGCGCCACTCCGCTACAGTCGCTCCACTGGTCTAGGCTCCCCGCTCAgaaggccccgccccgcccccccgcccccccccccactgcccggGCGTGGGGGTCGCGCGCACCTGTCCAGCACCAGCTCCTCCAGGCGGTGCAGGTCGCAGGCCACGTACTCGAGCGCCATGTCGGTGATGCGCGGGCACCACGAAAGGTCAAGGCTGCGCAGCTTGCGCAGGTTTTCGGCCACGAGCTCGACGCCGTCGTCGGTGACCTTGGAGCAGCCGGAGAGGCTGAGCGCGGTGAGGTTGGGCAGGCTGTGCACCACGTTGACCACGCCGTGGTTGGTGATCTCCCAGCAGGAGAGCAGACGCAGCGTGTGCGTGCTGTGGCCCTGGCGTGCTGTGAAGTAGGCCAGCGCCGTGTCCGTCACGTGGTAGGCCTGCAAGCTCAGCTCGGCCAGGTTGGGCAGCAGCTGCGAGATGGCCGCAATGGCGTCGTCGGCCACGTTGATGCAGTCGCTCACGCTCAGCGAGGTGATCCGGGCGCTCAGGCTGGACCACAGCCCCGCCTCGGTGAAGTCGTTGCAGCCTGACAGCTCCAGGCGCACGACCCCCTGCATCTGCTCCAGCATCACCTGCGGGCAGCAGGGCGTGGtgaggatggtgggggggggggggagcggggcggaaggagcccgatgaggggcagAAAGCAGTGTTCTCGAGTGTAGACGGGTGTAAAACAGGACAAGTGCACGTCACAGTGTGTTTCTCACATCACCACAACATTCTAAGAGaagaggcagagcacagggggACCTGGGAGCTCAGGGCCTCTCCAGAGCAGGGGCTCCAGAGCACTTGGTGTTAAGGATTTGATGGTTAGAGTCCTggccctggggaaggggcagcttGCACAGCTGCTCCTCTGGCCTGAGCGCCTGTTCCTTtgcagcatcccccccccccaaggctggCCTCACAGGCATGTAGGGCTCTGAGCTCAGAGGGGGCTCCCACTTGACTGATTGCTTTGATgttgctgtcttgaaattcttaaccATCTTTGAACAAGGGACTTGAATTTTCATTTCGGATTGGGTCCCCCCAATTATGTAACCAgtgctgcttcccctcccccagagacATGATCCACAGAGCACCAGCACCACCCTCAGCTCCTTTGCTCCTTGTATGCCTGGgggcaccctccctccccccacccccagctcattTGCTGCTGCttggccctgcccaccccacccctgtcccttCCAGGCCACCGGTGGGGCGCACCTCCAGGCCGGCATCGGTGATGGTGGAGCGCTTGAGGCTCATGGCCTTGACGCCCTTCTTAGAGAGGGAGTAGTTGTCGATGAACTCACAGATGTCCAGGTCGGAGACACCAACCAGGCAGAAGCCCTCAAAACCACGCGCAGCGAAGCCCTGCAGGTTCACAAACTCCTTCTCGCCACCAGGCAACACGTTGTAGAGCTCCTTGGCGTGCAGCACAGGTGTGAGGCCCGCCCAGAACTTGGGCTGGTAGAGCACACGCCGCCAGGCCTTGCACACCTGGGCCAGCACGCACTTCTCACAGGCTGAGAAGTACCAGAAGAGGCCATTGAGGATCTTTTCATCTGTGGCCAGTGGTGGCCGCTCCACTGGGGGCCCAGGAACTGGGACTGAGGCTGGTCCACCAAGGGGGAGCCCTGCTGGGGGGCACAGGCCCCCAGCTAGGGCAGCCCGTGGCAGTGGGGCAGCCAGGCTGGgcggtgggagggtgggtgggggtggtggctggCAGGGCCGGTTCTTGGCAGCTGGTGTGCCCTTGGTGATACTGGCTGCACCCAGGCCGTTGGGCTGGCCCGGCAGCTTTACCAGGCCATTTCGAGGCAAGCATGGAGGCTTGGGGTCGCCGTCCACACCCGGGCTCGACATCTTCCTCGCTCGATCTGCAGACAGGGTCCAGGATGGGGTAATGAGTCTCCTGCCGCAGCAGGGCTGGGCTCCTTCCCATCCCAGGGCATCTCCTCCCCTGGCACTCCCAGAACCACCCAACAGAAAGGATCTGAATCGAAGTCCCTCCTTccctgactgtgagatcagggcTGTTCATGACTATGACACtccctgagcacctactatgcgcaCTGAGCTCAACCAGTACTCACATCTTTTTGACAGCTAGGTACTATggttctcattttagagatgagagaagagaggcagCGACAGACAGACACTTGCCTGGGACTGCTCCCTTCACCTTTACTACCCTGATGCCCAACATCAGTGTTTGCCAGGCCTACCTCTACCCGGGTAGGAACTGGGAGACTGAGGGAGCTGGTGTGGGGCGGCCTCTGCATCTCCACTGTGGGGTTCCAGCATGCCTCTGAGGAGTGGTTCCAGGAGCCTGTCTGAGACTCACACACCAGCCCCTGAAAATGTCAGTGCCTACTGGAGGTTCTGTGGTTCATAATCTACCCAAAAGAAAGGGCGAGGTTTACTCTGATGCCAGCACAATGATCCCTGGACACATACTGTCCTGTAATCCTCCCTCTAACCCGTTGAGGATCGTACTATGATGACCGCGCCCattgttacagatgaggaaaataaagcagcatGAActgtttgcccaaggtcacagtaaGTGGTGGAGTCGAGGCTTGGACTAGGGCTGGCCGTGGAAGCATATTTGTAGAGAGTTCCTCATAGGGTGGGACTGAAGCACCCCCCCAATGCGCCCCCCCCACCAGGGCTCTGAGGTTGTGAATGGGTGGCAGATGGCTTTGAGCACAGATAGCCctggagaggggggcagggggacccTCACAGTACCACCATCTGCTCCACATTCCAGATCTTCTCTCGCCTACCCCCACTCTAGACATCCCGTGGAAAGGCAGTGCACCCAGTGGTTCAGCCATACAAGCTCTGGGGTCACACACCCTGGCTCTGTGGCCTCCGTGAGGCACTTTTCTCTGAGACTCACTTTCCTTACTTTTGAGCCTGAGAAAGGATGATACCCCCCCACAGGACAACATGTGAAAAGGGCTAAGCATAGTGTATGGCCCACAGTCAGCATTTGGAAAGTGGTGAGGAAGTTGCTTCTGGACCCCATGGCCAGCCTGAGGGGAAGGGGTAAGGAGCCATtaggagggagggaagtgagCCACCCTGCCCTGCTCTACCCAGCACCATGCCTCCACTGGCTTCCAAGCCCTGGACAGGACAACCCTTGCTGGCCTTCCACATCTGTGGAGGGGTTGCTGACCTGGGCTGGGACCAGGGGTCTATGGGAACACATGGCCTCATGGCTACCAACTCAGCTTTGGGTCGAAAGGCCTCCTTGCTCTGACAGCCATGAGCCCCCAGCCTGGCAGTCCACATCAGGCCCACCCTCCCCAGGGGAGGCTCCCCAACCTTGGCTGTCCCTTTACTGCAGCTCATGACCAGATAGTAGCAGCCTCACACTGGATAAAACACGACATTCGTAACAACGTCCGCCGAATGTCCACTAGCTTCATGTCAGCCCCGTGTgtgttggggcggggggcggggggagcagccTGACATGAGGGCCGCCCCAGATCTCTTCAAACCAGTATGTGATGAGGAGACCGTTGTGGATCAGAAGTGCCTCATGGAGGGACAGGGTAAAGCCCACGACTGGGACCAGAGGAGAGGCTGTCCTGTCGTCCTGTGGGCTGTGCTGGGTTCAGAGAGGCAGCCCCAGCCTGAATACCTTCTGTGTCCCGGGTGCCCGGCGCCAGGATCTCAGGGCTCAGGGCGCGCCGCCCACCCGGCCTCCGCCGCTCCCCGCAGACCGGGCGCGGCTGGCTCGGCCCCGGAGCGCAGCACCATGGACAGCGCCCCTCCAGCCGCTGTGCGCGTGCTCGGAGGCCAGGCCCCGGCGGGCTCCACCGCGGACAgcggctggtgggggtggggaggggggccggcCCCGGCAAACCCAGCTCAGCAGGCGACGGGGCGGGGCGAGAAGCCGCCCGCTCCGCCAAGATCCGGAGGAGGCGGCGGAGGTGGCACCAGGGGAGAAATAACTCAAGAGCAGTGCCGATTTAGGTTAAAGATGCTCCCAGCCACGGGTGTGCACGTGGAGTGCCTGAgttggtggtggggggcagggtgcacGTGGATGCCCCGGGCatctgcagggctcttccccccccccccaatccaccCCACTGGAGCTCACATTTGCACGCGCCCACAGTCCCATCCCCTCTTCAGGCCTCAGGGTGGAGCTGGTGAAAACAGCCAGCGGGTGAAGAGAGCCCACGGGAGGGAGGGGCCAGGTCGAGGATGGCCTccgcctgggggtgggggtgggggtgggggtgggggtgtccgaGGCCTGGCTGCCCCTTATCTCACACTCACATCCCTGGCCAGAAGGCACTGCCCTGCCTGCCAGTGGGTCAGCCCTTCTGCCGTGCCTGTGCCTTCGCCTGGAGCTGCCTCTCAGCGGAAGCAGCTCTGAGCTCCTGACCTTGTCCATGGTCCTGCTGGGCTCCACCCGCACCCTCCAGCCTCACTGACCCAGCCTGACAATCCTTGCTCTGTGgctcaaaactggaaacagccacagCTTGGCCCAGGGGTCAGGGCTTTAGGAGAGAACCGAGCTTGCGGTCAGAGAGGAGTCTTCCTGTCAGTTAGGCAGGGGGTCTCTTGCAGGGGGCTGGGACAAGTGGCCCTCTGCCTGgtcccacccacccagccagaTGGGCTGCGAGACCCCGACCTCTTTCGTACTTGTTCCTGTCCCTACTGCATGCACTGGGGCTCAGAGGACCTGCCCCGAGTTTCTAGTCAGGATGGGGTAGGGGCAGTGGCCAGTCTTATGTGGTCTGCCTCCTCCTTTAGAACTAAGCACTAGGAGCTAACGCTAGGAAAAGAGGCGTTTTAAAAAGATGGCCAAACTTGCACTATTCTCAGCCTCAGCCCCTGGTGTCTTGTGCCTCCGTGTGGAGCGGAATTCTGGAGGAGGTCCTCCTGGGATAGGCTGCGGGGGCTCCAGGTTCCTGGGAGGACTCCAGAACTTGGTGGCTCCCAGGCCGACAGTCTCCAGATGCCCACGCTGAGGCTCTGAAAGGAACTGCTTCTTTTGCGGCCAAGTCACTGGGCCCTGAGACCTAGCAAGTCCACCTTACAGCCTTGCCTCTCGTTCCTCCCCAGCCATGGCCCTACAGTCCAGCCAGACCCCCTGTTCTGTATTCCTCATCCCCTCCCAGGGCACATGATGGGCCCCCTGCTTGCTCAGTCGGCCTCCCCACTTCTTAACCCTGCCAGCTCCTTACCCTCCATCCTTCAGTGTGAGCACCACCCCGGTCTCCCCCTGCGGGACTCCCCAGCCCTGAAAAAAAGCATCTCCAGGGTCTCAGTCGTtactgtccatccatctgtctctTCCCTTGGCTGGGGACTTCTTGAAGACAGGCAGGACCATGACTGAGTGGCCTCTGAGtgctggctgaatgaatgaatgaatgaatgaatgaacgaacgaacgaacgaataaTGGCAGTCAGCGGGGTCATGCCAAAAGGGATATGGCTGCCAGATGCCCAGGAGGTTGACGGAAGACAGACCAGATGAAGAAGAGGGCGGTGGATGGTAGGGGAGCTGCTTGTAGTTCAGTTTGTTAATCCTGGTTGTAGCAGAGGCCACTGTCCACAGTGAGGGCAGCCACTGGGTTGGGTTGGCGCCAGAGTCTCTGAGAAGGCGCCCAAGACCCTGGGGCTTAGGGTGGGCCTTGCAATTATTCAGGCCCATGGGAAGAGGATGGCTCACATCTCTCTTTTGGTTGAGTCCCCACTATGGGAGCTGCAGGGTTAAGGAGGCTGCCTGCCCACCCCTCATAATCTGGCCAGAtccagggagaggggacaggagccaccagaagggagggaggagctggtCCTGCCCTGCTCTTCCCAGTGCCGCTCCTCTATTGCTGGTCTGAGCCCTTCACACACTGCCTGACCAGGCGTGGGGAGAGTGGGGCTCGGAGACTGAATTTTCAAAAGGTGCACAAAGCTGGGATTTGACCCCGGTTTGTCTGACCTCCAAAGACCAAGCTAGGCACTGAGGTCCAGATGGTGACCCTGGGCCCTCAGCTGGTCTGCCGCTGGCCAGGTGCACTTCCTGAggcctcttcctctgccctgctctgctgCTCCTGTCCCCTGTGTCCTCCCAGCCTGTGACCTTAGGTTAGTGGTCTCCCCCAGCATTGTCTCTGTCATGCCCCCGCTCTCTCTCCAGAGGCTGCAAGCTGCAGGACTCTCTTGTTTTGGACTGCTCGTGCCTAGGAAACCCTCCACTCCTCATGGCCCCCAACTCCGAGATCTCTTCCTTCATCCCCGATACTCTGACACAGCCCACCGTGAATGCTGGAGGGGTCTGGCCCTGATAGGACCTGCACTGACCAATCCTCCCGGCCCACTGAGGCCCATGGAGCTGGGCAGGGTGTGGGTAGCCAGAAAAATTCACATCGGGTCGATCTGCAGTGACATCCCCAGGGACTGGGGTGACAACCAGCTTGGGATTGGGGACACAGTGCGGGCTGACAAACTCCATGACAAGCCCCGTGACTCAGGCACATTCACATCCCTGTCACTTTGCACATGTGCCAGGCAGCACTCCCTTCCCGCCCCCAGCCCAGGGATGCTTCTGGGGTGCAGGCTGCCCCACCCGTGCCCCGGGGGCTCCAGGAAGTGAGCACATGGCTTCAAAAGAGACCCAGTCAGTGCTTCATCAGACCCAGTCCTGCGGTCAAGCTCAAGACAGCTTGGCCATGTGGGACTGGGCACCTTGGGGAACGGGCTTGGGCTCCACGCCTCATCTTGGCTCTTTGGCTCTGGAGGATGAGCCCTCCAGTGCCTAGACTGGGGGCATCTAGTGTCTGCCTCTTTGGGTGGCTGTCTCAaaccctccccctcttccccaccaaGTGAAGCGACGGGGTCCAAGCCCACCCTCTGTGACTGGTCTCGCTGCGGCTCCAACCTGCCACTGGTGGGGAAGGTTCGGAACCACCCACTTACCCCACAGAGCCTTCCTTCACTGCCACCTCCACTCTTCCCCTCTGAGGCATGGCAGCGAGCACCCACGTGTGACAAGATGGGGCTGCAGGCAGCCGAGCAGGGCCCTACCTTGGGGTGAGACGTCTCCCTGGCTCTCAGCAGCGCAGGCTTCCTGGGCCCAGGCCAGCGGTCTCGAgggccccaggtgcccctacctcaGGGCTAATTGTGTCCTTCTTCCATTGGGAGAGAGGACTCACTGAAGTGCCCTGGAAGTGGGTGTGAACTGGAGGGTAGCGCCTGCCCAGCATCAGGGGTACTTATAGGCCTGGCCCAAGTGAGAGGTGGCTGAGGAAGAGGGGAGCCAAGTAGCGGAGACGGCGGGCCCTTGGGGCCTGAACAGTCTGCCCTGCACTGCCCACGCTCATGACCGGGGTTTGGATCTCCCTTGTCCCCATAGCTCCTGGTCCAGACCTGTGGCCACCTCCTGCCAGGCCAGCAAGTCTCCATCAAGCCTTTGCCCTCTCAGGGACCCAGCCCAGGCCTCCGCTCAAAGGCGTTGGCTGAAAGAAGGGGCCTGGGAGGTGGCGGGTACCGGGAAGGGACTGACCGAGTGGGCAGGTGAAGCGGCATCCGCCATCTGTTCTCTCTTTGGAGGGAAGGCTTCCCGTGCAGAGGccgggaggggctggaggagtgGCCACTGGGCCGTGGGCTCCCCGAGGCTCCAACAGCTAggcctgctttccttctggggtgATGGGTGGGGGACT
Proteins encoded:
- the FBXL16 gene encoding F-box/LRR-repeat protein 16 isoform X2, which encodes MSSPGVDGDPKPPCLPRNGLVKLPGQPNGLGAASITKGTPAAKNRPCQPPPPPTLPPPSLAAPLPRAALAGGLCPPAGLPLGGPASVPVPGPPVERPPLATDEKILNGLFWYFSACEKCVLAQVCKAWRRVLYQPKFWAGLTPVLHAKELYNVLPGGEKEFVNLQGFAARGFEGFCLVGVSDLDICEFIDNYSLSKKGVKAMSLKRSTITDAGLEVMLEQMQGVVRLELSGCNDFTEAGLWSSLSARITSLSVSDCINVADDAIAAISQLLPNLAELSLQAYHVTDTALAYFTARQGHSTHTLRLLSCWEITNHGVVNVVHSLPNLTALSLSGCSKVTDDGVELVAENLRKLRSLDLSWCPRITDMALEYVACDLHRLEELVLDRCVRITDTGLSYLSTMSSLRSLYLRWCCQVQDFGLKHLLAMRSLRLLSLAGCPLLTTTGLSGLVQLQELEELELTNCPGATPELFKYFSQHLPRCLVIE
- the FBXL16 gene encoding F-box/LRR-repeat protein 16 isoform X1 codes for the protein MLEPHSGDAEAAPHQLPQSPSSYPGRDRARKMSSPGVDGDPKPPCLPRNGLVKLPGQPNGLGAASITKGTPAAKNRPCQPPPPPTLPPPSLAAPLPRAALAGGLCPPAGLPLGGPASVPVPGPPVERPPLATDEKILNGLFWYFSACEKCVLAQVCKAWRRVLYQPKFWAGLTPVLHAKELYNVLPGGEKEFVNLQGFAARGFEGFCLVGVSDLDICEFIDNYSLSKKGVKAMSLKRSTITDAGLEVMLEQMQGVVRLELSGCNDFTEAGLWSSLSARITSLSVSDCINVADDAIAAISQLLPNLAELSLQAYHVTDTALAYFTARQGHSTHTLRLLSCWEITNHGVVNVVHSLPNLTALSLSGCSKVTDDGVELVAENLRKLRSLDLSWCPRITDMALEYVACDLHRLEELVLDRCVRITDTGLSYLSTMSSLRSLYLRWCCQVQDFGLKHLLAMRSLRLLSLAGCPLLTTTGLSGLVQLQELEELELTNCPGATPELFKYFSQHLPRCLVIE